A genome region from Leishmania mexicana MHOM/GT/2001/U1103 complete genome, chromosome 28 includes the following:
- a CDS encoding putative propionyl-coa carboxylase beta chain: protein MHRLRCGVVSAVVGMGGMSTSQLTKEFDRHTHKPTAAEESRHKKKRLTAMERVQLFCDPGTFRERDALVEHECHNFGMEKRKVPGDGFITGTGKVFGRPVFLFSHDFTVFGGSLSGSNAAKVVRIMEEAAKIGVPVIGFNDSGGARIQEGVDSLAGYADIFLRNTLFSGVIPQISMIMGPCAGGAVYSPAITDFTFMVDNSSYMFVTGPEVVSAVGGKLVTKDELGGPCVHATKSGVSAGTFPNDIVAMAQLRRLYSYLPLSNRDSAPVVPTADNRYRDVSSLNTVVPVDVKEAYDMRDAILPVIDQDSFFEIQPQFAKNIICGFARVEGRSVCIIANQPKVQAGVLDIDSSVKAARMVRFADAFNIPIITFVDVPGFLPGVQQEYGGIIRHGAKLLYAYAEATVPKVTIITRKAYGGAYDVMSSKHLRGDSNYAWPRAEIAVMGAAGACKLLYSKETAEQQAQRVVDYEKAFCTPLSAARKGFVDAVIDPSQTRMRVCEDLERLSRKQLRNPWKKHGNIPL, encoded by the coding sequence ATGCACCGGCTGCGATGTGGGGTGGTCTCCGCGGTCGTGGGTATGGGTGGGATGAGCACCTCGCAGCTAACGAAGGAGTTTgaccgccacacacacaagccgaccgccgccgaggagtCACGGCACAAGAAGAAGCGCCTGACTGCCATggagcgcgtgcagctcttcTGCGACCCCGGCACGTTCCGCGAACGTGATGCCCTGGTTGAGCACGAGTGCCATAATTTCGGCATGGAGAAGAGGAAGGTGCCTGGTGACGGTTTCATTACGGGCACGGGCAAGGTTTTTGGCCGCCCTGTGTTTCTCTTCTCGCACGACTTCACGGTGTTCGGCGGCTCTCTCTCCGGTTCCAACGCCGCGAAAGTGGTGCGCATCATGGAGGAGGCCGCCAAGATCGGTGTGCCGGTGATCGGCTTTAACGACTCCGGTGGCGCTCGCATTCAAGAAGGTGTGGACTCGCTGGCTGGCTACGCTGACATTTTCCTCCGTAACACGCTCTTCTCTGGTGTCATACCACAGATCTCCATGATCATGGGCCCTTgtgccggcggtgccgtctACTCGCCCGCCATCACCGACTTCACATTCATGGTGGACAACTCGTCCTATATGTTCGTGACAGGTCCGGAGGTGGTGAGTGCCGTGGGTGGCAAGCTAGTCACCAAGGACGAGCTCGGCGGcccgtgtgtgcacgcgacCAAGTCGGGTGTCTCAGCGGGTACATTCCCGAACGACATCGTTgcgatggcgcagctccgccgcctgtACTCGTATCTGCCACTGAGCAACCGCGACTCTGCCCCGGTTGTGCCGACGGCCGACAACCGCTACCGCGACGTCTCCTCACTGAACACGGTCGTGCCGGTGGATGTGAAGGAGGCGTACGACATGCGCGACGCCATCTTACCTGTGATCGACCAAGACTCCTTCTTCGAGATCCAGCCGCAATTCGCCAAGAACATCATCTGTGGTTTCGCCCGCGTTGAGGGCCGCTCCGTGTGCATCATTGCCAATCAGCCAAAGGTGCAGGCTGGCGTGCTGGACATCGACTCCTCCGTCAAGGCTGCGCGAATGGTGCGTTTTGCCGATGCCTTCAACATCCCGATCATCACCTTCGTAGACGTCCCCGGATTCTTGCCTGGCGTGCAGCAGGAATACGGCGGCATCATTCGCCACGGTGCGAAGTTGCTGTATGCCTACGCTGAGGCGACGGTCCCGAAGGTGACAATCATCACGCGCAAGGCGTACGGTGGCGCCTACGATGTGATGAGCTCGAAGCACCTCCGTGGTGACAGCAACTACGCCTGGCCGCGCGCCGAGATTGCCGTCATGGGAGCCGCCGGTGCATGCAAGCTTCTGTACTCGAaggagacggcggagcagcaggcgcaacGTGTCGTCGATTACGAGAAGGCCTTCTGCACCCCACTGTCAGCCGCTCGAAAGGGATTTGTGGATGCGGTGATTGATCCCAGCCAGACccgcatgcgcgtgtgcgaggaCCTGGAGCGCCTGTCCCGCAAGCAGCTCCGCAATCCATGGAAGAAGCACGGTAACATTCCGCTGTAA